In the genome of Bacillus sp. S3, one region contains:
- a CDS encoding 4Fe-4S dicluster domain-containing protein, whose amino-acid sequence MKKRLYLELENCIGCRSCLAACTQCGGHEERNRNYVYDVNPLVNRQTMPLMCLHCVNPACARSCPAQAIQIHETGAVLSALVEKCIGCQNCTIACPYGIPKFDTEQNLMYKCDLCIDRTKDGIPPMCASVCPSNTLQWLTDEEIEAKQKQFNLDNGKWVTSMPYLEGETNVKVNLPGILQGVTKLF is encoded by the coding sequence ATGAAAAAGAGGCTTTATTTAGAACTTGAAAACTGTATAGGATGCCGCTCTTGTTTGGCGGCTTGTACACAGTGCGGAGGGCATGAGGAACGTAACCGTAACTATGTTTACGATGTTAACCCGCTTGTTAACCGTCAAACGATGCCTCTTATGTGCCTTCACTGCGTGAACCCGGCCTGTGCACGAAGCTGCCCTGCTCAGGCCATCCAAATTCATGAAACAGGTGCTGTCCTTTCAGCACTTGTCGAGAAGTGTATTGGCTGTCAAAACTGTACGATTGCCTGCCCGTATGGTATACCGAAGTTTGATACAGAGCAGAATCTAATGTATAAGTGTGATTTGTGCATCGACCGTACAAAGGACGGCATTCCGCCAATGTGTGCAAGTGTATGTCCATCAAACACACTCCAATGGTTAACGGATGAAGAAATAGAAGCAAAACAAAAGCAATTTAATTTAGATAATGGTAAATGGGTAACAAGCATGCCTTACTTAGAAGGCGAAACTAACGTTAAAGTGAACCTCCCTGGTATTCTTCAGGGCGTCACTAAACTGTTTTAG
- a CDS encoding PAS domain S-box protein, giving the protein MDREIQQTKNELIDYKFALDASSIVAITDSRGMITYVNDQFCHISKYSREELLGQDHRIINSGYHSRNFFKQMWQTIGTGKVWKGEICNLAKDGTYYWVDTTIVPFLNEQSKPYQYVAIRYEITERKRVEQELQKMMTTIIDVQEEERKRLSRNLHDGIGQNLYSHLITINRLHSQMDHPLLDQMQMEATQLIEEIREISWELRPSVLDDLGLVPAIRSYLSRYSDHYHIDVYFDCVLNRRLDISIELTIYRIIQEALTNIRKYAEVSDATVIIRELDDVVRVMIEDKGKGFNMDERSSGVGLFSMDERARSVGGELTINAVPGKGTKIILEVPISTQQ; this is encoded by the coding sequence ATGGATAGAGAAATTCAGCAAACAAAAAATGAACTGATAGATTATAAATTTGCCCTTGATGCATCTTCGATTGTTGCGATCACTGATTCAAGGGGTATGATTACATATGTGAATGATCAATTTTGCCATATTTCCAAGTATTCACGGGAAGAACTTTTGGGTCAGGACCATCGAATTATCAATTCCGGTTATCATTCTCGGAACTTTTTTAAACAGATGTGGCAAACGATTGGGACGGGGAAGGTTTGGAAAGGTGAAATTTGCAATTTAGCAAAAGATGGAACTTATTATTGGGTTGATACAACGATTGTTCCATTCTTAAACGAACAGAGTAAGCCATATCAATATGTAGCGATTCGCTACGAAATTACAGAGCGAAAGCGTGTAGAACAGGAATTACAGAAAATGATGACAACCATCATTGATGTACAGGAAGAGGAAAGAAAGCGCTTGTCACGAAATTTACATGATGGAATTGGGCAAAATCTTTATAGCCACCTTATAACCATCAACCGGCTCCATTCTCAAATGGATCATCCATTGCTAGACCAGATGCAAATGGAAGCAACCCAATTAATTGAGGAAATCCGCGAAATTTCCTGGGAACTGCGGCCGTCTGTTTTAGATGACCTTGGTTTAGTACCAGCCATCCGTTCCTATTTATCCCGTTATTCAGACCATTACCATATCGATGTTTATTTTGATTGCGTTTTGAACCGGCGCCTAGATATCAGTATAGAACTGACAATTTACCGAATTATTCAGGAGGCGTTGACCAATATTCGTAAATATGCGGAAGTTTCGGACGCCACCGTGATTATTAGAGAGCTGGATGATGTGGTACGGGTAATGATTGAAGACAAGGGGAAGGGGTTTAACATGGATGAGCGTTCGTCTGGAGTCGGTCTATTCAGCATGGATGAAAGAGCTCGCTCTGTTGGCGGTGAACTTACCATTAACGCTGTACCAGGGAAGGGAACCAAAATCATCTTGGAAGTACCCATTTCTACACAACAGTAA
- a CDS encoding ATP-binding protein — MKESNNSPKLIYEEKKAIKLFLWLFYIFYFSFDIIWYLFLPHFSSFGDKDFLKDGLGYWIFILVGCLLPISIYIIQKGNLYRVKFIFLSCYIVIDIIDNLIRYFGTSLQFASGNIVDLLFIFFSPIFVNKRYFWTVSFGIIGKYIFMGLILQNPEVIPPIVVLTILAAVAFIVLNRFNSYISSLTTVHEDLRQKEKLAVIGQMAAAIGHEIRNPLSSLKGFTQLQQERNPNGNDFYPIMIQEIDRINSIVNDLMYLGKPREIKFQNASIEEIISYTLSITNQQAERQGVTVETEIAGPLPPIECDEKQLKQVFINLIKNAVESMPNGGRIHIKANILKEREILISIEDEGCGIADDLIANLKVPFFTTKKDGTGLGLMVSNQIIEDHKGYMEIASQPDKGTIVNVTLPIIQEIFRNK, encoded by the coding sequence TTTATTTTTCATTTGATATCATTTGGTATTTGTTTTTGCCCCATTTTTCATCATTTGGTGATAAGGATTTTTTAAAGGATGGGCTTGGTTATTGGATTTTTATTTTAGTTGGTTGTCTATTACCAATTTCTATTTATATCATTCAAAAGGGAAATCTTTATCGTGTTAAGTTCATATTTCTTTCATGCTATATCGTAATTGATATAATTGATAACCTTATTAGATATTTTGGAACTTCACTTCAATTTGCATCTGGGAACATAGTTGATTTATTATTTATTTTCTTTTCGCCGATATTTGTAAATAAGCGATATTTTTGGACAGTCTCATTTGGGATAATTGGAAAATATATTTTTATGGGACTAATCCTGCAAAATCCAGAAGTAATACCCCCAATTGTTGTTCTGACAATATTAGCGGCAGTCGCATTTATTGTCTTAAATAGATTTAATTCCTATATAAGTTCCTTAACTACTGTTCATGAAGACCTTCGACAAAAAGAAAAGCTTGCTGTCATCGGCCAGATGGCTGCAGCTATAGGCCATGAAATTCGTAATCCGCTATCATCACTAAAAGGATTTACACAGTTGCAACAGGAACGGAATCCAAATGGTAACGATTTTTATCCAATAATGATACAAGAAATTGATCGAATAAATTCAATTGTAAATGATTTAATGTATCTGGGAAAACCTAGAGAAATCAAATTTCAAAATGCAAGTATTGAAGAAATTATTTCGTATACTTTATCGATTACTAACCAGCAGGCTGAGAGACAAGGGGTTACTGTAGAAACGGAAATAGCAGGACCATTGCCGCCGATTGAATGTGATGAAAAACAACTGAAGCAAGTGTTTATTAATTTAATAAAGAATGCAGTTGAATCCATGCCTAATGGCGGGAGGATTCATATCAAAGCGAATATTTTAAAAGAACGAGAAATATTAATTTCTATTGAAGATGAAGGGTGCGGCATTGCTGACGACCTTATTGCCAACCTTAAAGTACCCTTTTTTACTACAAAAAAAGATGGTACCGGACTTGGTTTAATGGTGTCAAATCAAATTATTGAGGACCACAAAGGTTACATGGAAATTGCAAGCCAACCTGATAAAGGAACAATAGTGAATGTAACATTACCTATAATACAAGAAATTTTTAGAAATAAATAG
- a CDS encoding response regulator, whose product MIKILLVDDHAVVRSGLRMLLQTNPEMEVVGEASEGNEGIKKAVKLEPDVVVMDLSMPHGKDGLSATTELKKLKPKINILILTMHDDEEYLFRAIQGGASGCILKSAPHDELMAAIESVAAGDAYLHPSAQKRLMEEYLGSLKQDGSDTYNLLSDREKEVLTLIAKGYSNKEIAEQLVISVKTVETHKGNLMEKLQMKTRPELVEYAVKKGLLGYGI is encoded by the coding sequence TTGATAAAAATCCTATTGGTTGATGACCATGCTGTTGTTAGAAGCGGCTTAAGAATGCTCCTTCAAACTAATCCCGAAATGGAAGTTGTCGGGGAGGCCTCTGAAGGAAATGAAGGAATTAAAAAAGCTGTAAAGCTCGAACCGGATGTTGTGGTTATGGACTTGAGCATGCCGCATGGAAAAGATGGTCTGTCGGCAACGACAGAATTGAAGAAGTTAAAACCTAAAATAAATATATTAATACTTACGATGCATGATGATGAGGAATACTTATTCCGTGCCATTCAAGGCGGAGCATCAGGCTGTATTTTAAAAAGTGCACCGCATGATGAATTAATGGCGGCGATCGAGTCCGTTGCTGCTGGCGATGCCTATCTTCATCCATCAGCACAGAAAAGGTTAATGGAAGAATATTTGGGCAGCCTTAAACAAGATGGCAGTGATACCTATAATCTTTTATCCGATCGTGAAAAAGAGGTTTTAACATTAATAGCGAAAGGTTATTCCAACAAGGAAATAGCGGAGCAGCTAGTGATTAGTGTGAAAACGGTTGAAACTCATAAAGGAAACCTGATGGAAAAACTGCAAATGAAAACCCGGCCTGAGTTAGTGGAATATGCCGTTAAAAAGGGGTTATTAGGTTATGGTATTTAA
- a CDS encoding respiratory nitrate reductase subunit gamma, producing the protein MQANTSIPKKPGSSVNDAFASHFAKSMFLTVVGLLILTFIGTRMFTHVDLNLYGYMVGTIVFIGGFFYRFIAWGERPPTKLFIKKGFKLLFKKSTPKTAVNHLAIYDFIRNRGLYRWVQHILIGWGCVLACLVTFPLVFSWMYFTMEDNGYYTIVLFGMNIMQVKADGIIAWLSYNALNIAAIMVTAGVCMALYRRLKNMQARAEQKFMYDFLPLYLLLFISITGLLLTFQNVVLHGWMQPQMSLIHQFSVIVTLIYLPFGKLAHIPFRPMSVFARNYREHYGEQHMKECKVCGEHFVSVEQTNDVIQVLGVNEIEFNMQDGFNLAELCLPCRRKYRISRFSGFATHQVKVKEANQNAKG; encoded by the coding sequence ATGCAGGCCAATACTTCAATACCTAAAAAACCGGGAAGCTCAGTTAATGATGCGTTTGCATCCCATTTTGCGAAGTCAATGTTTCTAACGGTTGTCGGACTACTGATCTTAACGTTTATCGGAACAAGAATGTTTACACATGTCGATTTGAATCTATATGGATATATGGTAGGAACAATTGTGTTTATCGGCGGTTTCTTCTACCGCTTTATTGCCTGGGGCGAAAGACCGCCAACTAAACTTTTTATCAAAAAGGGCTTTAAGTTGCTTTTTAAAAAAAGCACACCTAAAACGGCTGTCAATCATTTAGCGATTTACGATTTTATCCGTAATCGTGGACTTTACCGCTGGGTTCAGCATATTTTAATTGGCTGGGGCTGCGTCCTAGCGTGCTTAGTTACTTTCCCGCTCGTATTCAGCTGGATGTATTTTACGATGGAAGACAATGGCTACTATACAATCGTGTTATTTGGAATGAACATCATGCAAGTAAAAGCCGATGGCATTATCGCATGGTTATCTTACAATGCCCTTAACATTGCTGCAATCATGGTTACAGCTGGCGTTTGCATGGCGCTTTACCGCCGCTTGAAAAATATGCAGGCTAGAGCAGAGCAAAAATTTATGTACGATTTTTTACCGCTTTACCTTTTATTATTCATTTCAATTACTGGACTTTTATTAACGTTTCAAAACGTTGTTTTACATGGCTGGATGCAGCCGCAAATGTCATTGATCCATCAATTTTCCGTAATCGTGACACTTATCTATCTGCCATTCGGAAAGCTTGCCCATATCCCTTTCCGGCCAATGAGCGTTTTTGCAAGAAACTACCGTGAACATTATGGGGAACAACATATGAAAGAATGTAAGGTGTGCGGAGAACATTTTGTATCAGTAGAACAAACCAACGATGTTATTCAAGTGTTGGGCGTCAATGAGATTGAATTCAATATGCAAGATGGCTTTAATCTCGCAGAATTATGTCTGCCGTGCCGTAGAAAATACCGGATTTCTAGATTCTCAGGATTCGCGACGCATCAAGTGAAAGTCAAGGAGGCAAACCAGAATGCAAAGGGATAA
- a CDS encoding HD-GYP domain-containing protein gives MIPHEEKQTVKWFLVFFYIIMIGYDIFYYYLAPIFITHKKSGLPSNYWYINYIALLIMIPIMYYLSKVKKQHWIKYVFFVSYALTGCIADILSYFGKGDSYFSGNMVEVFLILSLPLFLNTNYFWIVSLGMEAKYLLTGIVLNTSYVIMPIVLIIILSIMAFFLLSRFQGYVRSISTSYDNQLEGIVKGVIATLELKDPYTRGHSERVASYALLLVQKLGKFSKEEQKSFYYACLLHDIGKVHIPDSILMKPGKLTKEEFEIIKSHPGVGAEAVKNVEGIKDCICVIRSHHERWDGKGYPDQFKGEEIPFLARVAAVADAFDAMTSSRSYRSAMPVEEAYKRIVEGQGSQFDPILVEEFKKIFPTWVEFHKKYQWTKQWEFPKEVEL, from the coding sequence ATGATACCACATGAAGAAAAACAAACAGTGAAATGGTTTCTAGTATTTTTCTACATTATTATGATTGGTTATGACATTTTTTATTACTATTTAGCTCCAATCTTTATTACTCATAAAAAAAGTGGCCTACCTAGCAATTATTGGTATATTAACTATATCGCATTATTAATAATGATTCCTATCATGTATTACTTAAGTAAGGTAAAGAAGCAACATTGGATTAAATACGTTTTTTTTGTTAGTTACGCTTTAACAGGTTGTATTGCTGATATACTCTCCTATTTTGGAAAGGGAGATTCCTATTTCAGTGGAAATATGGTAGAAGTATTTTTGATTTTATCTTTACCACTTTTTCTTAATACAAATTATTTTTGGATTGTAAGTCTAGGTATGGAAGCAAAATACCTATTAACGGGTATTGTTTTAAATACATCTTATGTAATTATGCCTATTGTCTTAATCATTATTTTATCTATTATGGCATTCTTTTTATTAAGCCGCTTCCAGGGATATGTTCGTTCTATTAGTACTTCCTATGATAATCAATTGGAAGGGATTGTGAAGGGCGTTATAGCCACATTAGAACTAAAGGACCCTTATACTAGAGGTCATAGTGAACGTGTAGCTAGCTATGCTTTATTATTAGTTCAAAAGCTGGGTAAATTCTCAAAAGAAGAACAAAAGTCTTTTTATTACGCATGCTTATTACATGATATTGGTAAAGTCCATATACCCGATTCTATTTTGATGAAACCAGGGAAGCTTACAAAAGAAGAATTTGAAATAATCAAGTCGCACCCTGGTGTAGGTGCAGAAGCAGTAAAAAATGTTGAGGGCATAAAGGATTGTATTTGTGTCATTCGTTCTCATCATGAACGGTGGGATGGGAAAGGTTATCCTGATCAATTTAAGGGCGAAGAAATCCCTTTTCTTGCAAGAGTGGCTGCTGTTGCGGATGCTTTTGATGCAATGACATCTTCCAGATCCTATCGATCTGCGATGCCGGTTGAAGAAGCTTATAAACGTATTGTTGAAGGTCAGGGTTCCCAATTCGACCCAATATTAGTAGAGGAATTTAAAAAAATATTCCCTACTTGGGTCGAATTTCATAAGAAATATCAATGGACAAAACAATGGGAGTTCCCAAAGGAGGTGGAGTTATGA
- a CDS encoding GAF domain-containing protein yields the protein MKEIKDLEAVTDLCNKLMTEVNSDFVALAFQNESGPDVRWLYAAGNLNDKYQRITVRFGKGIAGKVISSGSPMMMTNFPQDILGKVTDYPIALAEKLVSSYAVPLFFHSVPKGVLLVGKRESYSFNEAEQDQVKEAALSLEQFLKEHVL from the coding sequence ATGAAAGAAATAAAGGATTTGGAAGCAGTTACGGACTTATGTAATAAATTGATGACTGAAGTGAATAGCGATTTTGTCGCTCTTGCATTCCAAAATGAATCTGGACCTGACGTCAGGTGGCTTTATGCAGCGGGCAATTTAAATGATAAGTACCAACGAATAACGGTCCGTTTCGGAAAAGGAATTGCCGGGAAAGTGATTTCAAGTGGCAGCCCGATGATGATGACAAACTTTCCACAGGATATTTTAGGAAAAGTGACCGATTATCCTATCGCACTTGCTGAAAAACTGGTGTCCTCTTATGCGGTTCCTTTATTTTTTCATTCTGTTCCTAAAGGAGTATTGCTCGTGGGAAAACGAGAGAGCTATTCTTTTAATGAAGCGGAGCAGGATCAGGTAAAGGAAGCTGCGCTATCCTTGGAGCAATTTTTAAAAGAGCACGTTTTGTGA
- a CDS encoding ubiquinol-cytochrome c reductase iron-sulfur subunit, whose translation MSDKNNKIPFNEDNYTHNINRNNERKLDRRGFMKTLVGAAGVFAVSSLPWGVLAAKELNGLGDKKYPKQKITDVSSLPIGDAVDFAFPGEHDSAILIRLSEEKYVAYQNACTHLRCPVFWKKDEQEMLCPCHHGKFDVETGAPTAGPPRRPLPEIHVKVENGAVYAVGVKRYEA comes from the coding sequence ATGTCAGATAAAAATAATAAAATCCCGTTCAATGAAGATAACTATACACATAATATAAATCGCAACAATGAAAGAAAATTAGACCGCCGAGGATTCATGAAAACACTTGTTGGTGCAGCGGGTGTGTTCGCGGTATCCTCCCTTCCATGGGGAGTGCTGGCGGCAAAAGAATTAAATGGCCTTGGGGATAAAAAATATCCGAAGCAGAAAATTACTGATGTTAGTTCATTGCCGATTGGGGATGCGGTTGATTTCGCTTTCCCTGGAGAGCATGACAGCGCAATATTAATTCGCCTTTCCGAGGAAAAATACGTGGCCTATCAAAATGCATGTACCCATCTTCGCTGCCCAGTATTTTGGAAAAAGGACGAACAAGAAATGCTTTGCCCTTGTCATCACGGGAAATTTGATGTCGAAACAGGTGCGCCTACCGCAGGGCCTCCAAGACGTCCGCTGCCTGAAATTCATGTAAAGGTAGAAAACGGTGCGGTTTATGCCGTGGGGGTGAAACGTTATGAAGCGTAG
- a CDS encoding sensor histidine kinase: MENLHAKQQISSYIIHSQEEEIKRIALELHEGVGQNLYSILTGLQFVESTAKEPHMKNYVREMEMLIEKTIQEIRLLSVELHPPSLTTLGLLPAMKSYIKLYTSTFGILVDLESTGEEKTIPERNRIAIFRVCQEALTNIAKYADTSNVKMNFVWNIHDLKISIHDFGRGFQLLEQEDAYHSPGLAAMKERMLLTGGHCTISSKIGEGTSIELSLPI; encoded by the coding sequence TTGGAGAATTTACATGCAAAGCAGCAGATTAGCTCCTATATCATTCATTCTCAAGAAGAGGAAATAAAACGAATTGCATTAGAACTGCACGAAGGTGTCGGCCAAAATCTGTACAGTATTTTAACAGGCTTGCAGTTTGTTGAATCAACAGCCAAAGAACCTCACATGAAAAATTATGTACGCGAAATGGAAATGCTGATTGAAAAGACGATTCAGGAAATAAGGCTGCTTTCAGTTGAACTGCATCCACCTTCCTTAACAACTCTCGGTTTACTTCCCGCAATGAAAAGCTATATTAAACTATATACTTCGACATTTGGCATATTAGTCGATTTGGAGTCGACGGGTGAGGAAAAAACGATTCCTGAAAGAAATAGAATCGCTATTTTCCGTGTCTGCCAGGAGGCACTTACAAATATTGCGAAATATGCGGATACATCTAATGTAAAAATGAATTTTGTCTGGAACATTCATGATTTAAAGATATCAATACACGATTTCGGTAGAGGATTTCAGCTTTTGGAACAGGAAGACGCTTATCATTCACCGGGTCTTGCAGCCATGAAAGAAAGAATGCTTCTAACTGGCGGACACTGCACCATATCATCTAAAATAGGGGAAGGTACATCTATTGAACTATCTCTGCCGATATAG
- a CDS encoding molybdopterin oxidoreductase family protein — MQRDKFFKEIENVRHPNETLIKTHCSYCGMQCGMNLRVNTKTNKIIGVEPRYDWPVTVGKMCPKGVTAYQQTNHDDRLLKPLIRDDASLKGTKEGFREASWEEAYELIAKKFTELQEKYGKDTLSVFSGVSMTNEKCYLTGKFARVALQTRYIDYNGRFCMSSAAGGFLRSFGVDRGSTLPWTDLHETDCLFIAGSNTAECHPTSMFRVWAVQERGGYLIVADPRETPIARRADVHLDLRPGTDLALANGILNLLIQNGYADEEFVNNHTNGFEETKELVKEFTPEYTSEITGVAPEKIIRAAEIYGKAPNAVVMFARGIEQQHKGVDNVSAYTNMALVTGKIGRPKSGVATFTGQGNGQGGREHGQKSDLLPGYRKITNPKHVEEVCQVWGITPEEMPQPGVSAYEMFELMEQKVIRSMYLLCSNPAVSAPNLNFVRKAMKGLDFMVCADFYLSESAEFADVVLPTVTWSEDEGTVTNLEGRIIKINKAQEPLGESKPDWQIQAELAEYLGRGKYFSHLKTARDVADEFRLASKGGYADYYGATWDKIDKQDGVFWPCKDENDEGTPHMFLDKKFYHPDGKAKICALPYRPPAEEPDAEYPLRLTTGRVVYHYLSGNQTRRIQFLRDMCPEPYVEVHPETAAKYNIEHEEYVRLYTRRGEAEYKVKITEAIRKDTVFVPYHFGHDKSINLLTIAALDPMSRMPEFKACAAQIEKLEMKKVQ; from the coding sequence ATGCAAAGGGATAAGTTTTTTAAAGAAATCGAAAATGTACGTCACCCAAATGAGACGCTTATTAAAACACACTGCAGCTACTGCGGCATGCAATGTGGGATGAATCTACGTGTGAATACAAAAACAAATAAAATTATCGGGGTAGAACCTCGTTATGACTGGCCGGTTACTGTCGGAAAAATGTGTCCCAAAGGGGTTACTGCTTACCAGCAAACAAACCATGATGATCGCTTATTAAAACCGTTAATTCGCGATGATGCCTCCCTTAAAGGGACGAAAGAAGGCTTCCGCGAAGCTTCATGGGAAGAAGCTTATGAATTAATTGCGAAAAAGTTTACTGAACTTCAAGAGAAATACGGGAAAGATACATTGTCTGTCTTCAGTGGTGTATCGATGACAAACGAAAAATGCTATTTAACAGGTAAGTTTGCACGTGTCGCACTGCAAACACGCTATATCGATTATAACGGCAGATTCTGTATGTCAAGTGCCGCAGGTGGTTTCCTTCGTTCATTCGGTGTTGACCGTGGTTCGACATTACCTTGGACAGATCTTCATGAAACAGATTGTTTATTTATTGCGGGAAGCAACACTGCCGAATGCCATCCAACTTCCATGTTCCGTGTTTGGGCAGTTCAGGAAAGAGGCGGATACTTAATCGTTGCCGATCCGCGAGAAACCCCAATAGCCAGAAGAGCAGATGTTCATTTAGATTTAAGACCAGGAACAGATCTAGCTCTTGCAAATGGCATTTTAAATCTTTTAATTCAAAACGGCTATGCCGATGAAGAATTTGTTAACAATCATACAAATGGCTTTGAAGAAACAAAAGAATTGGTGAAAGAATTCACTCCGGAATATACAAGTGAAATTACAGGAGTCGCACCTGAAAAGATCATTCGAGCTGCTGAAATTTACGGAAAAGCACCAAATGCTGTTGTGATGTTTGCCCGTGGGATTGAGCAGCAGCATAAAGGAGTCGACAACGTATCGGCTTACACAAACATGGCTTTAGTAACTGGAAAAATTGGCCGTCCAAAATCAGGGGTTGCCACTTTTACAGGACAAGGAAATGGTCAAGGTGGTCGGGAACATGGTCAGAAGTCAGACTTACTTCCAGGCTACCGTAAAATTACGAATCCTAAGCATGTTGAAGAAGTATGTCAGGTTTGGGGAATTACTCCAGAAGAAATGCCGCAGCCGGGTGTTTCAGCTTATGAAATGTTTGAATTAATGGAGCAGAAAGTGATTCGCAGTATGTACTTGCTTTGTTCGAATCCTGCTGTATCTGCACCAAACTTAAACTTTGTCCGTAAAGCTATGAAGGGCTTGGATTTCATGGTTTGTGCAGACTTCTATCTATCAGAATCAGCAGAATTTGCTGATGTTGTGCTTCCAACGGTTACTTGGTCAGAAGATGAAGGAACCGTAACAAATTTAGAAGGTCGGATTATAAAGATCAATAAAGCCCAAGAGCCACTTGGTGAATCAAAGCCTGATTGGCAGATTCAAGCGGAGCTTGCAGAATACCTTGGCAGAGGAAAGTACTTCTCCCATTTAAAAACAGCGAGAGATGTGGCGGATGAGTTCCGCTTAGCATCAAAAGGCGGTTATGCCGATTACTATGGTGCAACATGGGATAAAATCGACAAACAAGATGGTGTCTTCTGGCCTTGTAAGGATGAAAACGACGAAGGAACACCACATATGTTTTTGGATAAAAAATTCTATCATCCAGATGGAAAGGCAAAAATTTGCGCCCTTCCATACCGCCCGCCGGCAGAAGAGCCTGATGCGGAGTATCCATTGCGCTTAACAACCGGACGTGTCGTTTATCATTATTTATCGGGGAACCAAACTCGCCGGATTCAATTTTTACGTGACATGTGCCCAGAGCCATATGTGGAAGTACATCCTGAAACAGCGGCGAAATACAATATTGAACATGAAGAATATGTCCGCCTTTATACACGCAGAGGCGAAGCGGAATATAAAGTGAAAATTACTGAAGCCATCCGGAAAGATACTGTATTTGTGCCATACCATTTTGGTCATGACAAATCTATTAATCTCTTAACGATTGCCGCACTTGACCCAATGTCACGGATGCCGGAATTTAAGGCGTGTGCCGCGCAGATTGAAAAATTAGAAATGAAGAAGGTGCAGTAA